In Pseudobdellovibrio exovorus JSS, the genomic stretch CCCTACAGATAACGCCCATATATAGGGGGCACCAAATATCCATAACCACTTGATGTTATATTTCTGTAAATTTCGCACCATCCCCCGCTTCATTTTTATCTTAAAATACTACCTCACTATTGGGAAATACATGTCAACTTGGTTCTCAAATACCATCAATATGACTGCTCAAAAAATAACCCTAAGCTTTTCTTTTAGTTGTAAATATAGTACTAACTGATAGCTTTGGAGGATGTTTGAGTTTTTAGTTGGATTAGCCACATTAGGTGGGGTGACATCACAGACCCTGATGGACACCTCGTTTATATTAATTTTCTTATGTTTTATTTTCTCAGCATGGAAAAGTAAAAGTGTACAGCCTCATTTTAAACCTACTGGAATTGAGTGGGCATTTTTAGGATATGTCTTTGTCGTTATTGTCAGCTTAATCATCAATGGGAAAGAACCCGTACCTTGGTTGTTTTATCTTTCAAAATTTAATTGGATCATAAATTTTTATCTTTTGATTTATGCATTCAGCAAAATCAATGTAAACTATGAAAGATGGATAAATTTTTTTTCAATTGCTTTTTTGCTGCCAAACATCTACGCGATAGTCATATACTTCTTAGGCTATGATCTAATTACCCAAAAAGTCATTCATGGGACAGTCGGCCTAGTAAACAGCGCGACATACCATGCCCATGGTAACTCCCTGATTTTCATGTTTTTTGTAACAATTTACTTATTGAACTTTGAAAAAATTCACAAAAGAACAAAAATATCTGGGGCGATCACTCTATGCATCATGGGCATAAGTATTTTTCTTACGTACACTCGTGGAATTTGGGGCGCATTATTTATTTCATTGCTAATTCTTAGCTACATCAAAAATAAGAAACTCTGTCTACTCTATATAATATCAACAACAATTATCTTATCAATTGGCTTGCTAACATCCGAAACTCTTTATTTGCGGGTAGTTAACAGCTTTTCAAGCGATTCTGACCAAATGAGATCACAACTTTTACAGGTTCATTGGCTCATGTTTAAAGATCATCCTTGGTTTGGAATTGGCTATTGGGAGTCTTACAGACAAATCGCCGATTACTGGCCTCGTATCGGCTTACCCGCCGATCACTTTGAATCTCACTCCCATAATCAATACTTAAACGTACTAGCGACGACCGGAATAACAGGCTTTATATTTTTCATGTCTATTCTCGTATTCTTTCTACGCAAGAGCGTTTCTTTTATGAGTAAAACCTTTAATGACCAGCTTTACCCCCTCGCCTGTGCATGTTTTTTAGTTTTGATTCAATTTTTACTCGCGTGTCTGACCGATGTCACTTTTGAATACTCGAAAATTCGGATGTTGGTTGTGATCACTTTTGCAATGCTAATCTCATTCTCACAGCAAAAACGCCAAGATCAGATATGAACCTCAATATCCAAGCTTTCAGCTTTAAGCATAATTTTATATATAGACTTGTCGCTTTAACCATGATTATCGGTTTTCCAAGGATCTACAATACCGAAATTCCCCTAGCCGCCCTGCTACTTCCTTTTTATCTGAAGGAAATTTACCAATTCTCAAAAAAAAATGCGGGTCTAGTCAGCATCTTCGTTTTATTGGTCTTACTTTTCTTACTAATCGGCTCCCTGTCTTTTTTAATAGGCTCAGGAGAATTCCGAGACATTTCCTTTCACTTTCAAATTCTTATCAAAATAATACTCAGTACATTATTCGGCATAATCTTATATGAAATCCTACGCCCATCAAAAGGTCCACTGTTGACCTGGTTAGTAATCCAAATATGTATTATTATAGTTTCTGGACTCAGCTCCTCTTTTTTCCAATTTATGCTGGGATTCATTTCTCCTAAGTCTGCCGATGTTTTCCAACATATCTGGGGACTTCGAACCGTAGGGTTAGGTTTACTTCATGTAGATGGTGCAACGAATATTATCTCGGCGGTTTTCTACCTATCATTACTTTCGAAACAAATGTTTCTAACATTTATCCTTTGGTTCATTATATTTCCTATATCGATGACTCTTGCTCGAAGTGCCTTGATACCCTATTCATTATTCAGTATTTTTTCATCTCGCATGCATATTAGAATACCTTTATTGTTCTCTTTGTTATGCATGTTTATTCTTAGCCCCTTTATCAGTTCAGGCCCTATGTTCGAAGCTTTGGAGTTATTCAGAAACTTTATATCTCAAGGGTCTTTCAGTAGCACCAGTGTCAGTGGCACAGCTGATATGTACAAACTGCCAACACAAATCTCGACATGGATTATTGGCGACGGACTTTTTTTCATCAACAGCCCCCTTAGCCTACAGTTTTACATGAATACCGACATTGGCTATTTACGGATTCTCTTTTTTGGAGGATTGCCATATCTTTTGCTGTTCATAGCAATAAATTCATACTTCCTGCTGCCTCTAATCTTCTGCAGGAAGACAAAGAAAACTCGCGAGATTTCGATTTTTTCTTTTGTACTCCTTTTGGTATTTGCTATCTTAAATACCAAAGGAATCCAAACAATACCCGTTTTTGCAACGGCAATCTTTTGTGTGTTTAAAGATATTAAAAAATATACGCCATGATTAAAAGCCAACCTCTTCATAAATTTATTTTCGACTTTACGATAGCATTGATTTTACTATTGTTACTGTCACCAATTTTAATTGTGTTCAGTATATTGATATTATTAATTGAGGGGCGTCCTGTATTTTTCACACAACCACGCCCTGGACTTAATTCTAAAATATTTAATATTTATAAATTCCGCACTATGTCTAACTCAGCGAACACACTTAATAGCTCAGAAGACTATCAACGAATCACTAGATTAGGATCTTTTTTACGAAGAACGTCTATAGATGAACTACCCCAACTTTTTAACGTTCTCAAAGGAGAGCTTAGTTTGGTCGGCCCAAGACCTCTTTTGGTGGAATACATTCCACTATACAACGAACGCCAGAAAAAACGACATTGCGTCAAGCCAGGAATCACAGGTTGGGCACAGGTTAACGGACGAAATGCAATAACATGGGAAGAAAAATTCGATCTTGATGTATGGTATGCTGAAAACTGGTCTATAACTCTTGATATAAAAATTTTGTTTTTAACATTCTTTAAAGTAATTCGTCCTAAAGACATTGACTCTTCCCAAGGCATTACTATGGAAAAATTTAAAGGATCATCTGATGCATAAATTTGAAAAGCGCATTTTACTTTCTCCTCCACATATGAGTGGGAATGAGATGCAATACATACAAAAAGCCTTTGATGACAATTGGGTTGTACCTTTAGGA encodes the following:
- a CDS encoding O-antigen ligase family protein; this encodes MFEFLVGLATLGGVTSQTLMDTSFILIFLCFIFSAWKSKSVQPHFKPTGIEWAFLGYVFVVIVSLIINGKEPVPWLFYLSKFNWIINFYLLIYAFSKINVNYERWINFFSIAFLLPNIYAIVIYFLGYDLITQKVIHGTVGLVNSATYHAHGNSLIFMFFVTIYLLNFEKIHKRTKISGAITLCIMGISIFLTYTRGIWGALFISLLILSYIKNKKLCLLYIISTTIILSIGLLTSETLYLRVVNSFSSDSDQMRSQLLQVHWLMFKDHPWFGIGYWESYRQIADYWPRIGLPADHFESHSHNQYLNVLATTGITGFIFFMSILVFFLRKSVSFMSKTFNDQLYPLACACFLVLIQFLLACLTDVTFEYSKIRMLVVITFAMLISFSQQKRQDQI
- a CDS encoding sugar transferase translates to MIKSQPLHKFIFDFTIALILLLLLSPILIVFSILILLIEGRPVFFTQPRPGLNSKIFNIYKFRTMSNSANTLNSSEDYQRITRLGSFLRRTSIDELPQLFNVLKGELSLVGPRPLLVEYIPLYNERQKKRHCVKPGITGWAQVNGRNAITWEEKFDLDVWYAENWSITLDIKILFLTFFKVIRPKDIDSSQGITMEKFKGSSDA